Part of the Phycisphaerales bacterium genome, CAGGCGCGTGCCATCCACCGACATCGACGTCCCGAACCCGTCGCCGAACGCGGCTTCCGGCGGCACGATGGTCTGGGTGCCCTCCCAAAGGCCCGTGGCTTCATTCCATAGGTAGACGTACACCGCACCAGTCGCACACCCAAAGGGCTCGGTGCAGAGCGTGGGCGCTTGGAAGTCCGCGATGATCGCCTGCTGGCCGGTGAGGGCCACGGCGTTGCCAAAGCTGCTGATCGTGTCGTGCGGTGGCGGCACCAACACCTGAGGGTCGCACTGGGCAAGGGCACTGCTCGAACACGTGAGCAAGACAACGAGCGAAACGAGCAGCTTCATGCTCCCATTCTGACCCGAAGCCGCGGCCGATGCAAGGGAATTCTCCCAGACCCCCTCCCCTACCATCCCCCATGGCCAAGAAGCCACGCAAGCCAAGGCCCGTCATGATCGAGAACCGCAAGGCGCGGCACGAGTATGACATCCTCGACACGCTCGAGGTCGGCATCCGCCTCACCGGTAGCGAGGTCAAGAGCGTCCGCGATGGCAAGGTGAGCCTGGGCGAGGGCTACGTGCGGGCCCAACTCACGCCGCTGGCCCTGGAACTCCACTCGGTCAACATCGCCGAGTTTCCGCCCGCCCAGGGCCACCAGCACATCCCCACCCGCGTGCGCACGCTGCTGGCCCACAAGCGCGAGATCACCAAGCTGGCCAAGGCCAGCGACGAGAAGGGCATCACCCTCATCCCCCTGCGGCTCTACTTCCAGGGCCCCTACGCCAAGCTCGAGATCGCCCTCGCCCGCGGCCGCGGCAAGGTCGACAAGCGGCACGCCATCGCCGACCGCGAGATGAAGCGCGAGCTCGACCGCTCGATGAAGAGCCGGCTGAAGGGCGGGGCGGGGGCGGTTGGGTAGAGAAGCGACGAAGCGACGGAGCGACGGAGGGAAGAGAGGCACGGAGGCACGAAGGGATGGGAAGCCGGGGCCCGAGAACCCCGGCGGTGCCCTCAGACTTATCTGGACGTGCGGCGAAGCTTATCTGGACTATCGCGGCCGTGCACCCGCCCTGGCGGCGTGCCAGGGGCGTTTTCGTAGCCCGCCACGGCGGTCATCGAATTTTTCGAACGGGTTCGATGGAGCATCGCACGCCTTCGATGGTCCATCGCACGCCTTCGACGGGCCATCGAACGCCTTCGACGGGCCATCGCACGGCTTCGATGGGGCGTCGAACGCCTTCGATGATCCATCGCTTGCCCTTGATGGGGCATCGCATGCCTTCGATTGGGCTTCGCACGCGTGCGACGACCCGTGTGACGTCCGTGCACGGCCCGCGTCATCGGCGGGCACACTGGACGAGACAGCCTTGCAACCCGCCCCGCGATCGACGACAATGAGGAGCATGCGATCCGCCATCGTGCCCATCATCGCGCTGGCCCTGCCATCCTCCGTCCCGGCCCAACTCGCCCCCTGCGAGACCCAGCGGCTCGTGCCGCCGGTCTTGAGCGACTGGGGCGAATTCGGCGGGCACGTGGAGATGAACGAGCGGCACATGATCATCGCCGACTGGCGCGACGGGGCGCTAGCCGTGCCGGCGGGGTCGTACCTGCACGGCGGCGTGCATGCGTACCGGTTCGACGACGCTTTGGATCGGTGGGATTTGATCCAGACGATCTACCCGGCCGACATCGACGCGGGGCACCTCTTCGGCTTCCACATCGACCTCGACGTCGATCGTCTGATCGTTGGTGGTACGGGCAGCGACCTGGGCGGCGCAAACGCCGGTGCGGCGTACGTGTTCGACTTCGACGGTGCGCAGTGGATCGAGACGGGCGTGCTCCTGCCCAGCGAGCCCGAGGCGGGCGGGGGCTTCGGCGAGCGCGTCGCCATCAGCGGCAGCGTCGCGGCCGTGACGCAGAGCGGCGCGGTGTACGCCTACGAGCAGGTCGGCCGCGATTGGCGCTTCGTGCAGCGCCTCGACACCGCCACGCCGCCGGGCACGGGGACGGGCTACGGCGTCGGGCTGGCGATCGATGGTGAATGGCTGGTGGTGGGCGAGCCGTTGAACAGTGAGATCGTCGTTCAGGGCGGCGCGGCGTACGCGTATCGGCGAGGTACGGAGGGTCGATACGAGTTGGTTCAGGTGCTGCGGCCGGAAGGCACGCCCGACACGATCCAGATGAATTTCGGAGAATCCCTTGATGCAGGCCCAGCACACTTTGTTGTAGGTGCACCGCGGGACTGGCAAGGTGCGGTATATGTTTACACTATTCTCGGTGGGCATTGGATAGTGGAGCAGCGACTCGCCTACTCAGGACCAGACACTACTACTTTCCTGGGAAATAGCGTTGACTTGCATAACGACTTCATCGCCGCTGGAGCTTCGTTTGAAGACCCCTTCGGCGCTGGCGCCGGTTATACATATCGGCGTGGCCTCGACGGTATATGGCGGCAGATCCAGCGATCAGTCGCAGCCACACCTACATCCGGTCTCGGCGATGGCGCCGCAACCAACGGCTGGTACTCCGTCTTTGGCGCTGATGACGAGTGGGTGGTCGGCACCGAGCGCGACCCGCTCGGCGCAGTCCACGTCTACGACCTCTCGTGTGCCGTATGCCGCCCGGACCTTGACGCCGATGGCGCCCTCACCATCTTCGACTTCCTCGCCTACCTCAACCTGTTCCAGGACGGCGACGCCTTAGCCGACTTCGACGGCGACGGCGAGCTGACGATCTTCGACTTCCTGGCGTTCGAGACGGCGTTCGATGCGGGGTGTTGAGAAGAGAGGCACGGAGGGACGAAGGCACGGAGGCACGAAGGGGGAGAGATCCGACCCTTCGTGCCTGCGTGCCTCGGTGCCTTCGTGCCTTCCCCTAAAACTCCGCCCCCGCCAACCACTCGCTCGGCAATGCCCCCAGCGCCTGGGCGATCATCAGCAGGCTCTCGAGGCTCGGCAGGTGGGCGCCGCGCTCGATGCTGCTGAGCTGGCTGACGCTGACGCCCGAGGCCTCGCTCAGGTCCTTGAGCGTCCAGTCCTTGGCCGAACGCGCCAGGCGGATCTGCCGGCCGAGCGCGGCCCGCAGCTTGTCCTGGGGCCGCACGCCCAGCGCGTACTCGGCGGCCGCCTGGCCCAGCACGCGCGAGAGTTCGGCGGGCTCGAAGGGCTTGGTGACGTAGTCGAACACCTGCCGCTTGAAGGTCTGCCGCATCGAGTCCATGGTCGGGTGGCCGGTGATAACGATGACGCACAGCCGCTCCCACCGCCGGCGGAGCTCCTCGAGCACGTCCTCGCCGCGGTCCTTGCCCATGTTGATGTCCAGCAGCACGACCTCGGGAAGCTGGGCCTCGCACGCGTCGTAGAGGGCCGCGGGCGTGGCGACCACGCGGATCTCGTGCCCGCCCTCGGCCAGCAGCGTCTCGAGGTACTCGCGAAAGTCCGCGTCGTCGTCGAGGGCGACGATGCTGAGGCTGGGCAAGACGTCCTGCTCGATCTGACTGACCATGCAGAACGATAGGTTCCTACCGCCAGGCGCTCTGGGATTCATCGACCGACCAGTCGGGCGCGAAGAAGCCGGCACCGATCACGCCCATCAGTCCGCCATCGGGCCCGGCTGCGAGGACGTCGGGCGTCAGGAGCAACCAGTCGGGATAGCCCACGCCCGAGATGAAGTACCGTGACTCGTCGGCCAGGCGGCGGCCGGTTGGACCGGTGCCCGCGACGACGCCGACGAGCGCCGCATTCGTTCCGGTTCGCGGATAGGCGAAGAACGCGGCGACGTCGTCTCGCTCGATCGTCCGATCCCCCACCGTCGCCGCGCCGCGACCGATGCGCACCGGTGCATCGCCGAGCAGCTCGTCCCACAACCGGTGCGAGTCGGCGCAGCCATACAGGATCACGTTACGCTTCGCGTTGATTTCGGCTTGCGGATCGAAGGCCGTATCGGGCACGACGTCGACCGATCCGTTCGCCCGGTACTGCCAGGTGTCGGCGTCGTAGCGCGCCTTGGCCATGGCCCAGTCGTTCTCTTCCTCGGTGCCGCCGGTGGCGTATACGAAGGCCATGCGGTTCTGGAAGGCGTGCTTGAAGGGGCCCGCGCGGTGGGCGCCCTTCAGGGCGGCGTCGAACGCTGAGACCAGGCGCCAGGGCGCGTCGAGCGTCTCTCGCTCGAAGCTCGAAGCAATGGCGTCATCGAGCGAGAGCGCCTGTCCGTCGATCGTCACCGCTGATGGCGGCTGGTCGGCGAAGGCGGCGGGCTTCAGCGTCAGGGCGAGTACGTTTTGGGTGGTGACCTCCACGGGCGAGTCCGCTGTCGCGCGCGCAACCTCGACCCTGCTCGGCATCATCGCCTTCGCCTGTCGATGGATCGAAAACAATCGTGCCTCGCTGCTGATGGCCGGATTGATGGTGGTGAACGACTCACGCTGCGGCGTCAGGTCGATGCTGCGCTCCTCGAAAAACCGCATCATCGGCGGCCAGTCGACGCACTGGTTGCCCCACCAGTGCCCGGCCCCGGGCCGCTCGTAATAGGCAAAGTCTGGGTGGAACGCACCGAGCCGCTCTCGCATGAAGCGGGCCTGGCTCACGGGCACGTTGTTGTCCGCGTCGCCGTGCAGCACGTAGACGCCTAGGTCTCGGTAGTTCTCTTCGAGCAGCAGCGTCCGGCTCGCGTTGTTGGCGGTGTTCAGGATCTGGCCGACGGGGTCCGCCTCGTCGAACTGGCCCGCGCCGCCGTAGCTCCAGAAGTCTCGCCAGCCCGCGCTGGGCCCGATCGCCGCGAACCTGGGCGCGAAGTGGGCCCCGATCTGCCACGTGCCGTGGCCGCCCATGGAGTGGCCGGTGAGGTACGTTTGCCCGGCATTCTCGTGCCCATAGGCCTCGCGGGCGTGGGCGAGCACCTCAATCGCGTCGAGCCTGCCCCAGTCCTCCCAGTCGAATCCGAAGGGCCGGCGGTTGGTGGGCGCGACGATGATCGTGCCGTCCTTGTGTGCGTACGCGTTGGCCTGGTTGCGCGCCTCGACGCTCGCGCCGTGCAGGGTCAGGATGAACGATTCGGGCTGGGTCCCGTCGATGGGTGGCGTCACGGCGTAGTACTGCACGCTGCCGTCGATGTCGCTGATGAACGTCCGGTCGTGCTTCCGCGAAGCTTCCCTTCGCTTGAGCGAGAACTCGCGAACGCCGGTGTCGACGGCGTCCGTGCCCGCGGCCACGGCACGAGCACGAACGACCAAGGGCTCCTCGCCATCAACGGACTCCGGCATCGGCGTCACTCCGACCTTGCGGACGCCCAGCGGCGCAACGCCCCCGAGGCCGAGCGTCAACGCTCGGGACTGCAGGCCATCCTCGCTCGTCGACTCGCCGCGAATTCCGAGCAGTTGGTCCGTGCTCGCGTTGGCCACCGGGGCGGCGAGGAAGAGCGGAGCGTCCATCCCTGCGATCACGTGCGGCAGCGTGTGGTCGGCATCCAGCCACATGAGGCTCGACTCGGGCTCGCGCAACTCGACACGCAGCCTGCCACGCCCACCCCGGAACAGCAGTTCGTTCTCGCCCTCGCGCAGCTCGATCGGCAGCGCCGTGATGCCCAGGTTGTACACGTCGCCCCCGCGCCGCTCGCCGTTGACGATGACGTGTCGATGGCCCCGGGCGTGGAGCATGACCACGGCCCGCTCGCTCGATCGCACGCGGACGAACGCGTAGCCGCCCGAGAGCGCCCGGTCGTTGAACAGGCCGTCGTCGTTGCTCTCGATCAGCCGCCACGCTGCGCTTCGGCCGTCGGCGGCTTCGATCGTCTCGCCAGCGACGGGCGGCGACCACGTGCCGCGAACGAGCCGCAGCTCGACCGGATCGCTCACGATCAGGCTTCGGCCCCCGCGCGACAGTCGTTCGAGCGCCAGGGCTTCCCGAACGATCACGGCGTCCGAGCCCGCTTGCCACTCGACGACCGCCTGCGCGATCGCGGGCACGCCGCAGCACAGGAACGCAACCACTGAGACGATGATCCGCATGGGCACCTCCGTGCCCCAGCCTACGGCCCGCCTCAGGCCGGCGTATCGCTCAGGATGGCCTCGGCGCATCGCTTGCCGCTCGAGAGCGCCCCGTCGATCGACGCGTTCTCGAGCCAGTCACCGCATGCATACAGGCCGTCGCCCACGCGAACGGGCCACTGCGGCGTCGCTGCCCGATCCGTGGACTGGTTCGGCAGTGCCCGGTCGATGCGATCGACGTGGATGATGCGGGCGCCGTCCATCTTCTCGCCGAACCAACGCTCGAGCTGGGGTCGGCACGCGGCATCGAGTGCAGCGTCATCGGAATGCGATGCCAGAATCTCTGGATCGATCACGTTGGCGTAGACGAGGTGCCGCCCCGGCGGCGCGTACTCGGGCGCCACGGCGCTCATCGTGGCAAGGTGGTTGACCGGCCCCTCCCCCTCGCCGTCGAGCACGAGGATCGGATCGTCCGTTGGTGGCTCCTGCACCGCGTACGAGATGGTCGCGGTGGATTGCCACGAAACAGCCGGCGCCTCGACGTCGGCGTGCCCTTCGAGCAACCGCTCGGTCGCGTCGCCCTCGGTCGCGATCACGACCGATCGGGCTTCCCACCGATCGGCAGCCGCGTGCACCGTCCAGTTGGCTCCGGTGCGCTCGAGACGCTCGACCCTCGTCCCCGTCCGGATGGCGTCCGCCGGCAGGCCCGATTCGATCTGCTCGGGGAGTCGCCCCATGCCGCCGGCGGGCACGCACGTGCGCCCCTGGGCGAACATGCGAAACACGAACTCCAGCATCCGGCTCGACGTGTCGAGCGCCGGGTCGAAGAACACGCCGCCAAAGAACGGTCGGAAGAAGCGATCAATGGTGGTCTGATGGAACCCCGCCTCGCGCAGCGCATCGATCGAGCGGCGATTGGGTCGCTCCCAGATGCTGTCGACCGAGCCCGCAAGAACACGAAGCGAGAACTCGGCCAGCCGCAGCTTGTCACGCATGGTCGCGACGGGCGTACGGAATCCACGCAGTGCGTCGCCCGGCTTTCGCCTCGGATCCGCCACGCGGTGGAGCTCGCCATCGTGAAACACCAGGGCGCCCGGGTAGAAGCTCCGCAGGTCCAACGCGTCGTAGTCGAAGGCCTCGGCGGCGTGCGGGTAGGCCGTCAGGAGGACCTGGAACCCGCGATCGACGAGATAGGTACCATCGTCCGACTCGATCCGCTCCGTGCGCACACGCCCGCCGCAGCGGTCGGACGCTTCGAGCAGCACGCACTCGTGCCCGGCTGCATACAACACGCGGGCGCAGTTCAGGCCCGCCATGCCCCCACCAATGATGATCGTGTTCGTCGCCATTCCCTCTCTCGAGACACTGGAGCGAGCCGCGTCGTGCGAGTGATCGTCCAACGCGTTTCTGAAGCCAGTGTCACGCTCCCTGAAGAGGGCGATGTTAGCGGCCAGATCGCCCGGGGCCTACTGGTGTTCGTTGGACTGCAGCAAGAAGACACGGACGACATGCTCACGTGGATGGTTCACAAGCTCTTAAACCTGAGAATCTTCCCAGACAAAGATGGAAAGATGAACCTGTGCGTGACCGACATCGATGCGGGCGGCGTCCTGCTCGTCCCAAACTTCACCGTCGGGTGCGATATCGGCAAGGGACGCCGACCGAGCTTCGATCGTGCCATGCCGCCGGATGCAGCACGTGAAATGTTTCGCGTGTTTGCAGGGAAATTCGTGGGGAAGATTGGTCGAGTACAGACGGGGACGTTCGGGGCCCACATGCACGTCACGGCGTGCAACGACGGACCGGTGACGTTCGTCATCGATGCGCCGAAGTCCTAGGCGAGAGACCGGCAAACAGCGACAGCATTGCCCGCCATTCCATGTAGCGATAGGGGATGCTGGAGGCCTTGTGCAGGTCCTTCACCATGCCGTGTGCCCGCTCGGTCAATGCCTCCTTCCATCCCTCGGCCCGCGGATCGCAGAAATACGTACGACAGCCGACCGGCTTGATCGCGTGCACCCCGCAGAGCGTGCCGATCTGGAACGGGCATCCGCCTCGCCGCACCGCGTCGGCAACCGCCGCGGTCGAGAGCTCTGGATGCTCGGGCCCCAGTTGTTGGATGCACCACGCCGCCTCGAGACCCGTCACGTAGAGCCGATGTCCGTAGGACTCGAAGTTGCAGCATCGACCCGAGGCGACGCATACGGGAGCGTGAACGCCAACCTGGTCGGCGATCATCCCGTAGATGGCCTCGAGGCGTTCGCTGACCGATGGCCGAGCAGCCGCTGCGAGCCACGCCCGGGCATCGGACTCGTCCTGCGCGTCGAACTGGTGCATCAGATCGGGCTCGAATCGCGCGTCAGGCGGACCTCACGCGCCGTTCGCAACGGGCCGGAGTTCATGCCCGGGCACGTCGCCGCGGCGCGGTCCCACGCCCGCTCGTCCGTGAGGTTGCGCTGCCAGAACGGCCAGGTCCGGCACTGGCTGGGCCGATGCTCGTACACGCCGCAAACCGCGCGCCCGGGCACGGTGGTTCGGTCGAGGAACACGCAGTCATGACCGAATGCGGTCAAGCGCTCGACGAGCGTGACGCCCTCGTCGAGCGTCCTCGTGTACTGCTCGTCGAACTCGGCGGCGCTGAGCCCGAGATGCTGCGCGAGCGCGGCACGCTCTCGCTCATCGACCATGACCGTACCAGGCGGGCCGGTGCAACAGTTGCCGCACATCGTGCACGCAAACCGCAGCCCGCGCTCGGGCCGACGGACCCCGTGGCGGTCGGCGGGCCCGAAGGGCGACGCCTCGAACCAGTCTCTGTGACTCCGACTCATGCCATCACGCCGGCGGTCGAGTCGATCGTGACGCTCGTCCGCTCCGGCTCGGGCGTGAAGCGCAACGCGACGATCGTCTGGTCGTCGTCGCGCGTGCGGGACTGCGTGTGCTCGTACACCGCACCGTGCACCGAATCGACCACGCACGAGGGCTGGCCCGAGCAGCTCACCAGCGACGCATCGAGTCCCTCGACGCCGAACATCTCGCGGTCGGCGTTGAACGACTCGGTGATGCCGTCGGTGTAGAGCACGATGGTGTCGCCCGGCTCGAGCCTGATCGACGCGCTCGTCGCACCCAGAGGCTCGAACACGCCCAGCGGCAGGCTGCCGGCCTCCTCCAGCGCGATCACCTCGCCCGTCTCGCCACGCTTCCACCGCGGCGGGTTGTGTCCGGCCCGGCTGAACTGGAACTCGCCCGTCGCGGGGTCGAAGATCGCCAGGAACGCCGTGGTGAACGCCCCCTCGAGCCCCGCCGCCACCAGGCGGCTGTTGGCGTGCTCGAGCACAAGGTGTGGGTGCATGCCGCTGCCCTCGTAGGCATGGAGGATCGCGTGCAGCATCGCCATCACGGTGGCAGCGGCCGCCCCGTGGCCCGCGACGTCGGCGATGAGGATGCCCCAGCGACCGTCCTCGAAGGGGAAGAAGTCGTAGTAGTCTCCGCCCGCCTGGTCGCTCGTCAGGTAGCTCGTCGCGAGCGTGAGGCCCGGAATCTCGGGGAGCGTGCGCGGCAGCAGGCTTTGCTGGACTCGGGCGACCTCCTCGAACTGGGCCCGCAGCTTCATCGTCGCCTGTTCGGCCTCGCGCACCGCAACCAAGTTGCGTGTGGCCGTGCCGCTGAGGTTCGCCAGCATGACGAACATCTCCAGCGTCTCGTCGTCGAAGGCGTCGGGATCTCGGACGAACTGGAAAGACCAGTTCAGGGGCTGGCCTCGATCGAAGATCGGCGTAACCAGCAGCGATCGCATGTCGACAGCCGCGTCCCCGATGGCCGGATCGTCCTTCAGACCCTCGGGCAACGGAACGATCGCAGGCTCCGCAGCGCGGATGATCTCGCCGAGCACTCCACCCGTCCGCAGGGGCAGCTTCTTCCAGTCCCGCCACGGATCGAACTGCCGGTAGATCTTCTCGCCGCCATCGTCGGAGTTGGCCACGTCGGAAGTATGGATGATCCTCGTGATCTTGTACTGGCCCTGCTGCAGCCCGCGCGTCGACGCCGACACATAGAGGTCGACCGGGCGGAGCTGCCACATCCGCCGGAACGCGGTCTGGATCTGCCCGGGCTCCTCGGCTCGACTCACTTCCTCGAGCAACTCGCGCACGAGCGCGAGCCGAGCCTTCGGATCCGTGAGCAAGTAGTCCATGTTCGATGATATGGATTCGGATCCACCCCGCGCTATTCCCGGGCCCGATCCACCGGGGTGTCCCGAGGCAGGGCGCGGAGGCGACTACCGGGCCCGGACGGCCTTGGGCGCCCCCACCCGCCTCGCGTGGTGCCCGTTGCCCGACTCGTCGAGCACGTAGGGCCCCATGGAGCGATCGAACGCGTAGAGCGCCAGCGTGTCGGCGTCGGACTCCAGCCGACTCTCGGGAATGAACCGCTCCCCGGTATACCGGGCCGTGCCCGAGAGCCGAACCTCGTCGATCTGGCCCTCGAAGAAGCTCATGGGGTTGCCGCCCCCGTCCGGGTCGGCGCCGATGATCAGCGGCATGTCGTTGGTCCGGCGCTCCCACGCGTTCTCGACGCCCTCGGTCGAGACCAGCCGACCGTCGAGGTACACCCGAGTGGCGTTGCCGTCGTACACCGCCGCCACGTGGTGCCACGAACCGACCTCGAGCGCGTCGGCCACGCGGTTGTTGCGGTAGCGACCGCCCAGGTGATTCGAGAACGTCAGCACGCCGTCGCTCACGAAGAAGCCGTATTCGCTGTTCTGGGTCTTGGTCACCAGGCCCCGTCGGCCGGCGA contains:
- the smpB gene encoding SsrA-binding protein SmpB, with amino-acid sequence MAKKPRKPRPVMIENRKARHEYDILDTLEVGIRLTGSEVKSVRDGKVSLGEGYVRAQLTPLALELHSVNIAEFPPAQGHQHIPTRVRTLLAHKREITKLAKASDEKGITLIPLRLYFQGPYAKLEIALARGRGKVDKRHAIADREMKRELDRSMKSRLKGGAGAVG
- a CDS encoding GC-type dockerin domain-anchored protein, producing MRSAIVPIIALALPSSVPAQLAPCETQRLVPPVLSDWGEFGGHVEMNERHMIIADWRDGALAVPAGSYLHGGVHAYRFDDALDRWDLIQTIYPADIDAGHLFGFHIDLDVDRLIVGGTGSDLGGANAGAAYVFDFDGAQWIETGVLLPSEPEAGGGFGERVAISGSVAAVTQSGAVYAYEQVGRDWRFVQRLDTATPPGTGTGYGVGLAIDGEWLVVGEPLNSEIVVQGGAAYAYRRGTEGRYELVQVLRPEGTPDTIQMNFGESLDAGPAHFVVGAPRDWQGAVYVYTILGGHWIVEQRLAYSGPDTTTFLGNSVDLHNDFIAAGASFEDPFGAGAGYTYRRGLDGIWRQIQRSVAATPTSGLGDGAATNGWYSVFGADDEWVVGTERDPLGAVHVYDLSCAVCRPDLDADGALTIFDFLAYLNLFQDGDALADFDGDGELTIFDFLAFETAFDAGC
- a CDS encoding response regulator — translated: MVSQIEQDVLPSLSIVALDDDADFREYLETLLAEGGHEIRVVATPAALYDACEAQLPEVVLLDINMGKDRGEDVLEELRRRWERLCVIVITGHPTMDSMRQTFKRQVFDYVTKPFEPAELSRVLGQAAAEYALGVRPQDKLRAALGRQIRLARSAKDWTLKDLSEASGVSVSQLSSIERGAHLPSLESLLMIAQALGALPSEWLAGAEF
- a CDS encoding prolyl oligopeptidase family serine peptidase; the encoded protein is MRIIVSVVAFLCCGVPAIAQAVVEWQAGSDAVIVREALALERLSRGGRSLIVSDPVELRLVRGTWSPPVAGETIEAADGRSAAWRLIESNDDGLFNDRALSGGYAFVRVRSSERAVVMLHARGHRHVIVNGERRGGDVYNLGITALPIELREGENELLFRGGRGRLRVELREPESSLMWLDADHTLPHVIAGMDAPLFLAAPVANASTDQLLGIRGESTSEDGLQSRALTLGLGGVAPLGVRKVGVTPMPESVDGEEPLVVRARAVAAGTDAVDTGVREFSLKRREASRKHDRTFISDIDGSVQYYAVTPPIDGTQPESFILTLHGASVEARNQANAYAHKDGTIIVAPTNRRPFGFDWEDWGRLDAIEVLAHAREAYGHENAGQTYLTGHSMGGHGTWQIGAHFAPRFAAIGPSAGWRDFWSYGGAGQFDEADPVGQILNTANNASRTLLLEENYRDLGVYVLHGDADNNVPVSQARFMRERLGAFHPDFAYYERPGAGHWWGNQCVDWPPMMRFFEERSIDLTPQRESFTTINPAISSEARLFSIHRQAKAMMPSRVEVARATADSPVEVTTQNVLALTLKPAAFADQPPSAVTIDGQALSLDDAIASSFERETLDAPWRLVSAFDAALKGAHRAGPFKHAFQNRMAFVYATGGTEEENDWAMAKARYDADTWQYRANGSVDVVPDTAFDPQAEINAKRNVILYGCADSHRLWDELLGDAPVRIGRGAATVGDRTIERDDVAAFFAYPRTGTNAALVGVVAGTGPTGRRLADESRYFISGVGYPDWLLLTPDVLAAGPDGGLMGVIGAGFFAPDWSVDESQSAWR
- a CDS encoding NAD(P)/FAD-dependent oxidoreductase, encoding MATNTIIIGGGMAGLNCARVLYAAGHECVLLEASDRCGGRVRTERIESDDGTYLVDRGFQVLLTAYPHAAEAFDYDALDLRSFYPGALVFHDGELHRVADPRRKPGDALRGFRTPVATMRDKLRLAEFSLRVLAGSVDSIWERPNRRSIDALREAGFHQTTIDRFFRPFFGGVFFDPALDTSSRMLEFVFRMFAQGRTCVPAGGMGRLPEQIESGLPADAIRTGTRVERLERTGANWTVHAAADRWEARSVVIATEGDATERLLEGHADVEAPAVSWQSTATISYAVQEPPTDDPILVLDGEGEGPVNHLATMSAVAPEYAPPGRHLVYANVIDPEILASHSDDAALDAACRPQLERWFGEKMDGARIIHVDRIDRALPNQSTDRAATPQWPVRVGDGLYACGDWLENASIDGALSSGKRCAEAILSDTPA
- the dtd gene encoding D-aminoacyl-tRNA deacylase; this translates as MRVIVQRVSEASVTLPEEGDVSGQIARGLLVFVGLQQEDTDDMLTWMVHKLLNLRIFPDKDGKMNLCVTDIDAGGVLLVPNFTVGCDIGKGRRPSFDRAMPPDAAREMFRVFAGKFVGKIGRVQTGTFGAHMHVTACNDGPVTFVIDAPKS
- a CDS encoding YkgJ family cysteine cluster protein, coding for MSRSHRDWFEASPFGPADRHGVRRPERGLRFACTMCGNCCTGPPGTVMVDERERAALAQHLGLSAAEFDEQYTRTLDEGVTLVERLTAFGHDCVFLDRTTVPGRAVCGVYEHRPSQCRTWPFWQRNLTDERAWDRAAATCPGMNSGPLRTAREVRLTRDSSPI
- a CDS encoding SpoIIE family protein phosphatase, with translation MDYLLTDPKARLALVRELLEEVSRAEEPGQIQTAFRRMWQLRPVDLYVSASTRGLQQGQYKITRIIHTSDVANSDDGGEKIYRQFDPWRDWKKLPLRTGGVLGEIIRAAEPAIVPLPEGLKDDPAIGDAAVDMRSLLVTPIFDRGQPLNWSFQFVRDPDAFDDETLEMFVMLANLSGTATRNLVAVREAEQATMKLRAQFEEVARVQQSLLPRTLPEIPGLTLATSYLTSDQAGGDYYDFFPFEDGRWGILIADVAGHGAAAATVMAMLHAILHAYEGSGMHPHLVLEHANSRLVAAGLEGAFTTAFLAIFDPATGEFQFSRAGHNPPRWKRGETGEVIALEEAGSLPLGVFEPLGATSASIRLEPGDTIVLYTDGITESFNADREMFGVEGLDASLVSCSGQPSCVVDSVHGAVYEHTQSRTRDDDQTIVALRFTPEPERTSVTIDSTAGVMA